A genomic stretch from Xenopus laevis strain J_2021 chromosome 6S, Xenopus_laevis_v10.1, whole genome shotgun sequence includes:
- the LOC108719725 gene encoding uncharacterized protein LOC108719725 isoform X1: MARMPVSGDCTADTNHLPAPPRAAQHRLQPGSAGEEEEEEEDDDDEIQEVQITGEEEEDELLLLEEDEDDLEDDMQLEWDPEEPDVLLDPPYTRAPPCLSAQRPPLTAKARSATAVEEDVLLQFGATGGGGDEGGGCALGSPLERPERARLSENTRLATRYAVRIFREYLSEKSQSPDFESMDKEALCRVLRSFYAEARSKSGQLYSKSSLISIRSSLNRYLNEPPYCRTLDLTKDPELRSANLTLAAVIRKLEEQGAGPVVQKQAITRADLRKLYTSCVFSSSTPFGLLNKVWFETCMYFCTRGRENQRELEEDSFGLAMDEDGRRFVYFKALGPYHKSRSSSWGKKRSCPGGSAMESDEENLPRMYETGTEFCPYASFVKYLSKRNPLCKAFFQRPRDHGSESDVTWYENKAIGKNLLGTRMQMLSKAAKLSKTYTNHCIGAVSVATLNSIAGIGTKLGPPYLADSLNGSRHRPVMPGNTFILPKPTGRLPEAKTAAAKRSLNSSAQSVYASGDMCSPPSPKRLCLRPPDPSDCVHVVSVKSDPQPSCPETNGHMVLAASPAVTSPSVMSPVQDTRPNMSRPLITRSPASPLNNQGIPTPAQLTKSNAPVHIDVGGHMYTSSLATLTKYPDSRIGRLFDGTEPIVLDSLKQHYFIDRDGQMFRYILNFLRTSKLLISDDFKDYSLLYEEAKYFQLQPMLLELDRWKQDKEAGRFSRPCECLVVRVAPDLGERITLSGDKSLIEEVFPEIGDVMCNSVNAGWNHDSTHVIRFPLNGYCHLNSVQVLERLQHRGFEIVGSCGGGVDSSQFSEYVLRRELKRTSRAPSIIRIKQEPLD, translated from the exons ATGGCGAGGATGCCAGTCAGCGGGGACTGCACGGCCGATACAAACCACCTGCCTGCGCCTCCTCGGGCCGCCCAGCACCGCCTGCAGCCGGGTAGCGCtggagaagaggaggaggaagaggaggatgatgatgatgagatcCAGGAGGTACAGATcactggggaggaggaggaggacgagctgctgctgctggaggaggatgaggatgatCTGGAGGATGACATGCAGCTGGAATGGGACCCCGAGGAGCCGGACGTCTTGCTGGATCCCCCCTACACTCGCGCCCCCCCGTGTCTctctgcccagcgccccccactCACGGCCAAAGCGCGTTCCGCCACGGCGGTAGAGGAGGATGTGTTGCTGCAGTTCGGCGCTACAGGGGGAGGTGGGGACGAGGGAGGAGGATGCGCCCTGGGGTCCCCACTAGAGCGCCCGGAGCGCGCACGGCTGAGCGAGAATACCCGGCTTGCCACCCGCTATGCGGTGCGGATCTTTCGCGAGTACCTGAGCGAGAAGTCGCAGAGCCCGGACTTTGAGAGTATGGACAAGGAGGCGCTGTGCCGGGTCTTGCGCTCGTTCTACGCGGAGGCGCGATCCAAGAGTGGCCAGTTGTACAGCAAGTCTTCCCTGATCAGCATCCGCTCCTCTCTCAACCGCTATCTCAATGAGCCCCCTTATTGCCGCACGCTCGACCTCACCAAGGACCCGGAGCTGCGCAGCGCTAACTTGACGCTAGCTGCTGTCATCCGCAAACTGGAGGAGCAGGGAGCCGGACCAGTGGTGCAGAAGCAGGCGATCACCAGGGCAGACTTGAGGAAACTCTACACTTCTTGCGTCTTCAGTTCCTCCACCCCATTTGGACTTCTCAACAAAGTCTGGTTTGAGACCTGCATGTACTTTTGCACCAGGGGCAGGGAGAACCAGAGGGAGCTGGAAGAGGATTCCTTTGGCCTGGCCATGGACGAGGATGGGCGCCGCTTTGTCTACTTTAAGGCGTTGGGCCCCTATCACAAGTCACGTTCATCATCCTGGGGTAAGAAGCGCAGTTGCCCTGGAGGCAGCGCTATGGAGAGCGATGAGGAGAACCTGCCCCGCATGTATGAGACTGGCACTGAATTCTGCCCCTATGCCAGCTTTGTAAAGTATCTGTCCAAGCGCAACCCGCTGTGTAAAGCGTTCTTCCAAAGGCCACGGGATCATGGGAGTGAATCCGACGTCACCTGGTACGAGAACAAAGCCATTGGCAAGAACTTATTGGGTACCAGAATGCAAATGTTGTCCAAAGCAGCCAAACTGTCTAAAACATATACCAACCATTGCATTGGGGCGGTCTCAGTGGCCACGCTCAACAGCATCGCTGGCATTGGCACCAAGCTTGGGCCTCCATATCTTGCAGATAGCCTTAATGGATCTAGACATAGGCCAGTTATGCCTGGAAATACTTTCATCCTACCTAAACCTACAGGCCGCCTTCCAGAGGCCAAAACTGCAGCCGCCAAGCGGTCACTAAATAGTTCAGCCCAGTCAGTTTATGCATCTGGTGACATGTGCAGCCCTCCTTCACCCAAACGGCTGTGCCTCAGGCCTCCTGACCCATCTGACTGTGTGCATGTTGTCTCTGTCAAGAGTGACCCTCAGCCGTCCTGCCCAGAAACCAATGGCCACATGGTGCTTGCGGCCTCCCCTGCTGTCACATCCCCTTCTGTGATGTCCCCAGTCCAG GATACACGACCCAATATGTCAAGACCGCTGATAACCAGATCCCCTGCATCTCCATTGAACAATCAAGGCATTCCTACTCCTGCACAACTCACTAAGTCCAATGCACCAGTTCACATTGATGTTGGTGGACACATGTATACTAGCAGCCTGGCAACCCTCACAAAATACCCAGACTCCAG AATCGGAAGACTGTTTGACGGTACAGAGCCCATTGTTTTGGACAGTTTAAAACAGCACTATTTTATCGACAGAGATGGGCAAATGTTTCGTTATATTTTAAACTTTCTGAGGACCTCAAAACTTCTCATTTCAGACGATTTTAAA GATTATTCTTTACTGTACGAAGAGGCCAAGTACTTCCAGCTACAGCCCATGCTCTTGGAACTGGACAGATGGAAGCAGGATAAGGAGGCTGGACGCTTCTCGAGGCCTTGCGAGTGCTTGGTAGTCAGAGTCGCACCAGACCTCGGTGAGAGGATCACTTTGAGCGGCGACAAGTCACTGATTGAGGAAGTTTTCCCAGAAATTGGGGATGTAATGTGTAATTCTGTCAATGCGGGCTGGAACCACGACTCTACACATGTCATTCGATTTCCTCTAAATGGCTACTGTCACCTCAACTCAGTTCAG gtcctGGAAAGGTTGCAGCACCGTGGCTTTGAAATCGTAGGCTCCTGCGGTGGAGGAGTTGACTCTTCCCAGTTTAGTGAATATGTACTAAGGCGAGAACTGAAAAGGACATCTCGTGCACCTTCCATAATAAGAATAAAGCAGGAGCCGCTAGACTGA
- the LOC108719725 gene encoding BTB/POZ domain-containing protein KCTD1 isoform X2, translated as MSRPLITRSPASPLNNQGIPTPAQLTKSNAPVHIDVGGHMYTSSLATLTKYPDSRIGRLFDGTEPIVLDSLKQHYFIDRDGQMFRYILNFLRTSKLLISDDFKDYSLLYEEAKYFQLQPMLLELDRWKQDKEAGRFSRPCECLVVRVAPDLGERITLSGDKSLIEEVFPEIGDVMCNSVNAGWNHDSTHVIRFPLNGYCHLNSVQVLERLQHRGFEIVGSCGGGVDSSQFSEYVLRRELKRTSRAPSIIRIKQEPLD; from the exons ATGTCAAGACCGCTGATAACCAGATCCCCTGCATCTCCATTGAACAATCAAGGCATTCCTACTCCTGCACAACTCACTAAGTCCAATGCACCAGTTCACATTGATGTTGGTGGACACATGTATACTAGCAGCCTGGCAACCCTCACAAAATACCCAGACTCCAG AATCGGAAGACTGTTTGACGGTACAGAGCCCATTGTTTTGGACAGTTTAAAACAGCACTATTTTATCGACAGAGATGGGCAAATGTTTCGTTATATTTTAAACTTTCTGAGGACCTCAAAACTTCTCATTTCAGACGATTTTAAA GATTATTCTTTACTGTACGAAGAGGCCAAGTACTTCCAGCTACAGCCCATGCTCTTGGAACTGGACAGATGGAAGCAGGATAAGGAGGCTGGACGCTTCTCGAGGCCTTGCGAGTGCTTGGTAGTCAGAGTCGCACCAGACCTCGGTGAGAGGATCACTTTGAGCGGCGACAAGTCACTGATTGAGGAAGTTTTCCCAGAAATTGGGGATGTAATGTGTAATTCTGTCAATGCGGGCTGGAACCACGACTCTACACATGTCATTCGATTTCCTCTAAATGGCTACTGTCACCTCAACTCAGTTCAG gtcctGGAAAGGTTGCAGCACCGTGGCTTTGAAATCGTAGGCTCCTGCGGTGGAGGAGTTGACTCTTCCCAGTTTAGTGAATATGTACTAAGGCGAGAACTGAAAAGGACATCTCGTGCACCTTCCATAATAAGAATAAAGCAGGAGCCGCTAGACTGA